cacctctgaaattgtcatctggatctacaacgtcttcctcgctctctgacttgctgctctcttctaaagacggctgctctctctctggaggagtgggtacggggagctcatggcagtgtggcaccggggggatggatgaaggaaggtccggatacgtgatagcaggtgcattcttgccagtccgacgtttggaagggtccaccatgcagaagtagcagttgcttgagtggtcagtgggttcccgccaaattcttgggatagcgaacttcatggctctcttttcccctctgtaccatcctacaaaaatacatttatttcacccatgactaatgtgtaagagattctcacaacattttgcatatatgatatattttttcaataacattgaaaattgtaaaacattttaaaattaaaaacttttacaattttaaaaattttaacaaattttataacataaaattccgagcaacaattgtccatcttaccttccagagtttttttgcagtgctcgcaggtgaaatgaggtgcccagggtttgtcttgatccccgacaggcatgcagaaatatgccttgtaggcctcacacatcttagcagatgcttccacggagtactttttcgctcttgtcttgataaattggccgcagacatagcaaaatgcgtctgccggatgcttgcagcctctttatgccatctcagaaaaatgcagatatgtatccacttaggcagctggaactaaactgaactggtgggcttaaggcccctgtatttatactactatttatattactggaaagttctagaaagttctagaagttactccaagtttactcagcactgaatctatctggaatgttctggaaaaataggtacatttcaaaatatcactgtcctggtcacaaaagcaaagtttgtggggaataatagccattttctatacttttgaggcataagcaattaggaaataacacttactacccaggaaccaaaaaaaaataaataaattgttacacggtgtaattattattacatttcttagcaggtgcccttctccagggcaacttacaattattacaggatatcacattatttttgcatacaattacccatttatacagctgggtttttactggagcaatctaggtaaagtaccttgctcaagcagtttatttttaatgtaagatCTTTAGGAGGAATGGCATAAATAAGCATTTAACTGATATGCAAATAcccatttattgaagttaatttgCATgtcaataaaaaagtaaataataataataataataataataataataataataataataataataataataatatgctgtagGGGTGCTTGTATTTACACACTATTAGACTGCTATTGAATTTTTGTGCTCATATTCCATAtgtatattaattaaaatgtatattggtAGTTTCCTGGTCCAACAAATATTTAAGACAGATAAAGCTATGTTTGTTAGGTTTTAGAATATTACTGATACCTGTGTAATTTGATTATATTCCCCTATTACTCGTGTATTAACATGTAACTGAACTTTATAATACATAGATAATGACGTATTGTTTTGCCAGCAAAATGAAGCATTACCGAGATGGGTGTTATGTTATCCAGCTCAGTGCTTgagttttttgtatgtttttgaaaTACATATTGCCAAGCTTACATTTTCCTTTACACAGGGGATGTTTCTGTTGCTTTACTTTAGCTTGGATTGTAGTCATTTTAATGGCATCCAGTTTAAACCCAATgtctaaaacaaatatttaaaccaGAGTAGAAAACATGAATTCTTGTAAAGATTGCAAGGTTTAATCATGTAATAGCCCGGCTGTGTGACTCAGTGTAGCTTTACACAACAGTGCCATCTTGTGGATCAAACAGGAATATTAACATGCTGTAGGTAAGAATATATTGGAAAGTGGAAGAGACATGTGAAACAATGATGTTTCAAATAACATAAACAgcaaattaattaaatacagaGTCTATCTAAATATCTGGGTAATTTTGCTATAGTTAATgatttaaaaagtttattttcctACAAAGAAAATTGCTGTCCTATGAGGTACCATATCAATCTTGATTTATGATAAACTAAATCAATAAAGAACACCATattattaatcatatatattattttttttgtataaaaatgacATGTTTCTACTCATATTCAAATATACCACCTCTAATGACCATAGGTTCAATGGTGAACCTTGAACCAAATTAGTGTGGTCTGtagcaaaatttaaaaaaacaatcagaTTATGAGAAGGCAGGTAATGCTATTCCTGCTATTTCATAAAGTGTATTCTGTAAGGTAACAGTGAAATACTCATCATCACacagaaaaaataagattttattataagtaataaaaacagttaaacaaagtgATAACAAAGCAACATCAGATATCCTGTAGCCTTGTTGCTGTTTTATCAGTCCTTCACAGCTTCTTTATATTTTATGCCAATTCTGTGCATTAATATTATCGTATGTAAAAGTGGTTCGAATTGTTAAATTATTAGTCTTAAACAATTCCAAATTAACCAAGCATTTTATCTAGTGGAAAGCTTTAGAGTAAGTAAAATAAACGATTTAAACGTATTATAACCAACGCTTTAAAAGGAAAGTTTTAATCCTATTAGCAGTAGCAACATTATaggcattttgtattttgttttttgatcGGTGTTGGTTTGTTGCTTCTTACCAAACTTGTAGTAAAACAATCTTTATATAAGTATACATATAAGTATACATGCTTATACATAAAACATAGTTGTACTAATTCTGTACAAGTAACATTACCAGTTTGATTttaattgtcaaaaaaaaaaaaaaaatctgtaatgttTAATAATGCTTTTGGAACAATAAGTGatgtttgtacagtgtttttattgGTTGGCATCCAATTTCCTCATCTTTCCTGATTGAAAAAGGGCCCAGCTGTCCCAGAGAATATGGCAGGATAGTACTGAAAGTCTTAGGGATGTTGTACCTCATGTTACTGGTGATTAATGTGAAGTCTTCTAAGAGAGTAGAGCCATGGAATTAACTCTATATAATGTTGTTTtcagtccattattattattattattattattattattattaatttattactgTAATATTCCCCAAATGTTGGTTCCTATCTTTTCCAGAGCTACCTTACTAGTCAGAATCCAATTTAGGGGGCCAAaaacctaaataaacaaatagaatgCAACTTGAAAGGAACATTTAGCACTTAAGTCAGTAACTGTAAGGAGCCGTGTGGTGATCTCAGGATTGCCCTGCAACAACTATAGATTGAAATCAGTGAAGGGATCTCAAGATTGCAATAAATATGgtcattttattgtttaaaacatttaagtagactaatatgtatattatttttattttttcaaatctgAATTCTGAGACATTTACATGTGCATTACTTGCTGAATGTACATCCGTTTTGCCACAGTATGCATATTACTTCCTATATACTGTAATCTTAACGATACAATTCTAGCAACATGTCCAATATCTTTAGCACATTACCttccttttgttttaatatttatatgtgtatacatttttttaaacttggaaATAGCTGCATGCCCATTTATCACTGTTTACTATATGTGGCATTATTGTTAACAATTGTATACATAGTGAAAATAATGTGTTTATATCATAAGGAGTCTCAATTGCCATTTAAAACTACAGACTGTAAAATGGAGTACTGCATAttcaatcaaaaaacaaaatgaaaaaaaggtgGTAACCAGCTTAACATTGATGTGTATCTTtcagtgttgtgtttatttatattattgttttgataaataaaatatatgattATAACGGAACATAGATTTGTGCTTATTTAAAGCAAAGGTTGATGGAATGGCAGTAGGTAAAGAATGGAAGATAAAATAAGTTACACTTATCATGACCAGTATTTCCAGCATACTGCAGCTTGCATTTATATAAATTCTATTCAGATTTTGCCTTACATTTTACTGCTGGACCTGGGAGCTTTCTACCTACTGTATGTCCTATATGATGGAATGGCAGCCAGACTCTATTGATATGGAATCATTAATTATCtggtttggggaaaaaaaatgactgcACCCATGGAACTTAAAAATGCTTTGTATTTTACTTGAAGGATTATACACAATTACTAATGGGGGTCTAAAATATGTGGTTGGAAAACTAGAGCTTCTAGGAGACATTTTTCCAGGGAAACAAAATGGAAATTCTTACCaaatgctcggccaattgtgcgccccctgggagctcccgtccatggtcggctgtggaatagcctggactcgaactgacaacgtccaggctatagagcgcatcctgcactccacgcggagcgcctttaccggatgcaccactcgggagcccacatatacaatattttaacacaCTCAGGACTATACCAAACAGGTTATATAATTGAAGGAAATATCTGGCATGTCCTTGTTAAAACAGAATATCATCAGATTATTTAACCAACTTCTCACTTgcagtttatttacattgttaTTACGAGTTAACACGTGAATCTAAAATAGATTTTTGCTGGATATCATTTTTGAGGATGAAGTGTGTGAAAAATGCATTTTGTACAtctaaatgtatgttttattctTTAAACCACCAGCTTGTTTAGTCAAACCACAGACTGTAAAAATAAGATGTTCTTTGGGTAGAGCTTGCTTAGAATTTCGATTTTTTTGCAAAAAGACAAATGTGTCAGTAACTGTTTTTGGTACAAAGTTTCTGATGGAGCTTGGACAGTTTCGATCTTTGGGAAGAAGATCTACTGTAAACTCACTGCCGTCATCAATTGAAGAAAATGAATTAAATGGAAGGAGGAGGATGTGCTGCATTAAGCAGCGGAGGATTACTGATGGAAGCAGGAGAGGTTGTGAAGTGCGGTGGGTTACACGGATAATAGATAACCATGGAATTGAAAACAAGGCTGTGTATCAATCAGAGCTCTTTTCGGGTCATAcctcagaaaataaaaaggttcacAAGATTTGTGTGACAAAACGCAGGATCACAGGAATACAGGGCTAGCCTGCGACCAAGCAATCCAGGGTTTGTAATACCAACCAAAATGGTAAAGAATACATTAAATAGATGTAGCTAAAACACTGGTAAAACACAccgggggcagcagtgtggagtagtggttagggctctggactctggaccggagggtcgtgggttcaatcccaagtggtgacactgctgctgtgcccttgagcaaggtactttacctagattgctccagtaaaaacccatctgtataaatgggtaattgtatgtaaaaataatgtaattgtatgtaaaaataatgtgatatcttgtaacaattgtaagtcgccctggataagggcgtctgctaagaaataaataataataataatactttcttGTGGCTAACGGTGTTACAGTACATTACCCAGACCTACAACTTGACAGTAAAACAAACTGAGAGAATATGTTATGATGCAAATGCATATTTGTGTATGGAATGATAGTAAGGAAATGGCTTACAATTTTTGTCCTGTATCTCTGTGgtaatcatttttttattcagGAAGTATGCAAAAGCTTAATAACATGGCTGTTGTAAATTTTTAATCCCATACTGTCATGGTAATAGAGAGGCTTTTTTCTGGCATTTCCCAAAAGTACTCTTCTGGAGTTGAAGCACCCTCATCAGATAACTGCACATTGAGTGCTGTAGCCCTGTCGCAATAAAACTGAATGAGGAGTAAATGCTGCTGCAGTCtctggtttcatttttttttttttcccggtaTGTTTCATTGGTTACAAACTAAAAATAGAAACGCTCTTTATGTATCAtgctttatttagaaaaaaaaaagtttgaattaatacatatattttcatttttattcgtTTGGATGAAACagaatcaaataataaaaaaagctctgTGTGTGCAATTATAAACTGTAGTTTGGTACAGATTATTAAATATACATTCATCTCTTACCAAAACCAAAATTGAATAATATGCTTTTCCATGTTAACATATAAAACATACTGACTTTGTGTCCCTAAGGTTTCAACATTTCTTTTTCTAACCCTTCTGTACACTCAATCTCCTTCTGGCTTGTCTGCATCAGAAACTGCCTGCCATTTTTCATTTCAAGGGGGGTTGAGAGCTGTACTGTCACACTAGGAATATTTGTAATTGAGAAAACACTAAAGAAGAAAGGCATTGATTTACTTCAGTATCTACTGTATTAGCTTCCACTAAATCAATTCCTAAGACTTAACATTCAGACTTAAACCAATGTCTTATTTCTTATGCCCGCTTAATAAGTGTATAATTACATTCTTATAAACGTTCTagaataagattttttttacatCTCCACAATGCTCTGAGCTAACCGCAGCTAATACAGATCAGCACCGTTTCTTTGTTCGGCTTTGGCCTGTGTCTTATCATCTGACCTCTGCCTTCTTCTCTTGTCCTCCTCACTGGAGTCCCTGTTACAGAGCACCTCATCactccctgcctgcaagctgtcAAATGACCTGTGTCTTTCTCCCGCTTTTAGATTCTTTTCTTGGCACCGTTTCCTCTTGCATAGATCCATGCACTTGTCAAAGCAGCTGAAGCGTGTTTCAGTGGTGCAGGCATACATTCCAGCTGGCACTGCCAAAACCATGGCACACACAATAACTATGATATGGATGAGCTTCTCTCGTTGCTCCAGTTCGCTGATGTCACTGCCAGTCACAAACACGACACACTGACCTCTTCTGGGGGCCTGGTTCTTTAACGTGATACACACCTCGTACTTGGTTGCTGGCAACAAGTCATTGACTGAATAGCTATTGATGCCAGGGCCCATGTAAATAAGCTCTTTTCTGATGTCTCCATATTTGCCTAAGTGCAGGGTGTACCAGGTTTCAGATGGATTCTCAGTAGCTGCATACCATTCCAGTGTTATACCGTACACAGTCTGTTTTGCAATCCTAATGTCTATGTATATGTTTTCTTctgatgaggaagaggaggataATGAAGGGAACATGGGTGAGAAAGGGGAAAGTGCATCTGGAGCAATCACATTGAGCAAAATGCTTACAGTGGAGTTCCCAATGAAATTGTTGGCTGTGCAGGTATATTTTCCTCTATCTGGGAGGTGCAATGCAGGGATCACCAGTTCTGACTTAATTGTATCATCATCAATGCGGGTTTGTGACACTGTCCAGACAAAAAGAAAGAGACAAAGGGTGTAAGAAATGTCTCAGATGTTCTCTTCTTGATAAAGTTGGTATTTATAAATCTGCAACTGACATTgtgtaattttgtttaaaaatggagTGAgattaaatatacattaaaaGTTCCGATTTATATTTGGATTAACTATTAATATAATTGTTTCTCCCGAAAATCTATCAACCAGATTGTCAATTAACCACTGCAACTACCTGGTTCCAGTAAAACATTTCTTTGTTTAACATGTGTTTGGTCTTGCAAATAGTCTATGTTACTTTCAGGGTGTTTGTCAATTATCCAAAAAAACAGCTAACCAGACCGCTTACACCCTCTTAATTGCAATTACTTataatgtaattctatttcaTGTTTTGTATTGCTTTCTAAATATCAATGGGAATAGAAAAACCCTCTGAACAAAACagcatataataataaaataactgatctaataaaatgtaaatgtgcaGAAAATTTGACTGCATCAGATCTACTGTAATGATCATGTATGGTGAATGTTAGCAAAAATATGACTAAACCTTACCATTAAATCCTCTTATAATCTTCAGACCATATGTCCACCAGACTGCTGGGGAAGGCCTTGCTTTAGCCAAGCATGTGAGAGTCGTGTTCACCCCCAATGGCAGTGTAACATTAGATGTGGGGGTGGTGGCTACTGGTTTCATGCAGTTATTCAATTCAACTTCATGAAAAAACTTGCCTGCCCTGAATTGTGGGCCTGCACAAGTTAAATAGGAATTCATTAAAATAACAGGTGGGCTGATAGACTTGATGAACTGAACAAAACCCTTCAGACGACAGTCACAAAGCCAAGGATTGTCATGGAGTGCTAAGACGACATTAGGAGGGCTCTCTTCTCTTCTTCCAGGCTGTTCAGCTGAGTGGTATAGAGGCCAGCTTACAAAGACCTCTTTGGAAATTACAGTAAGCTGATTGAAGGATAAGTCTAAGTAGGTCAGACCCGGCAAATGTCTTAATGCATATTCTGGGAGAACGTCTAACCTGTTGTGCTTCAGATCCAAAATGTTTAAGTGTGGGGTATCCTGAAATGCTGTCCAAGGTACTGAACGCAGTTTGTTTCCCTGCAACCTGAGTTCTGTTAGGTTATTTAAACCCTCAAGGCTTTTAATATGCATAACTGTTATGTTGTTAAAGTTCAGCCACAGATATTCCAAGGCACCAACTCTGGAGAATGACCCTCGGGGTAATTCTGTAAGGTGGGAGTTTTCAATCCGTATTTTCTTGACATCTTGGGGGATGTTTTCTGGGATTCTTCTTAAGGCGGTCGCCATACAAAGCACAGATCTGCCAATGATAACAATATCAGCAATAATTAGTTTCAAGGGCATGTCATTATACTATGTACATATACACAATGTACCTGGAAGTGCCACATGTAAACAACAGTGATCTCAGTGTCCCTTTAGACTTTAATAAGCTGTAATATACATCTAACAGATGTTAGAAAGATTAAATAGAACTAAGCACCCGTCATTGGGAAGATGTAACTGTTTCAACAACTTTTCCTCTTTGCTGTATGGATTTGTTCTTTTAGTCTGGTTTCCCCTAAAAAAAACGTATACTTCCTAACAAATAATGACAGTCAGTTGTGCTTATTTGTCAGTATACGGTAGACTACCTTTCAGCATATTAGTGACATTGATGTTCTCTAACTgttcaaaataacaaacaaagaaaatcatCTTACCTTCCAAAGCTGTCATCGGTACAAGAACAACCTGTCAAACATGATGAAATAACTGGATTTATACGGAGAAAAACAAAACCTATTGTTAGGATAATATAAATGGAGTCCATATTCCTTTTAAAGAAACTCATGGAAAGTATTTGCACTAGATATTTGTCCACAGGTTCAGTCTAGCAAAGCTTATTACCCATAATCTCCCTTGACGTATTTCTTAACTCTGTAAGACACCCAGACATACCAGACAACTCAGGAAGTTGATATTTATAGAATCTATACCAAGTGTAATCTCAagatgtgtacatatatatatcccTACATAAATCTTTTAATTATTGAATTTCATTATTCCTTCCAAATTGTACTATCATGGATTCACCTATATTATAGATATGAAAGTTATTGTAACAAATTAATTATAATATCAATGTAAAACTGTCTTAACagaaaatatttgtaaaataataataataataataataataataataataataataataataataataataataataatagtaataataataataataatgactatacTGTTTCTAACCAGAAACCTACTGAAACATAAACTGACAAGGTTCTGCTAGTAATCTACTTGACATACTTATTAGCGCACATTAAGTGGCACAACATAGTCTGTACATCATGATTTGCATAGCTTTTGTGCCAGTTCAGTATAGCAGTTTATTTAGGTCATTCTTTGAGATTCTACTATTGAACTCTTGTACTGTTctacaaatacaatatttatcatttatattcatAAAAGTTGGTCCAATATATGCTTTGGTGTCTGTTATGCTGCATTTAACacgtgtgtactgtatgtaaaatttCCAGTGACTAAAAGTTGTAAATGGGCCTTTACTATAATTAGCTTCTCTTTACTTTAGTGTCAAAACAAAGTCAAtgtgaatatattttaaatgtagttctTAGTTTTACGCAGGCTGTAGTTAAGACTGGTCTCACAGAAATAAAGTTCAAATCCCCTCTAAAGTATTTGTCTTGTCTAATTAATgtccatttgtgtttcttttcagtTTTGCATAAGTTAATTGTCTATGGTCCTCAGTCTACCTGCTACAGAATCCCAATTGTGAAAAAATTAAACCTTATAAACAAAGAAAACGGTGTTCTccttttattcttcattgtctgCTTTCAAATAACTTCACCAACCTTTAGCTTCTCCTGTTCTAAATAGAGAGGACAAATAAAGAATTCCTTTAAACTGTTGACATCGCATCAGAAACaagcaaggcaatccacacatgACCCTCAGAAGCTATTTGGCAGGAAGTTGAGTCTGGTCAGGTGCATTGTGGAGGCTGTAGTATCTTAATTGGGGCTTGTACACCGGCTGGTGTGATTGAAATGCAATACAACAATAACCTATAGATGGTACAGACTTGTCAGCTGCTCCGTGTTAGGTTAcagtttatggattttctaaacGTTTATTAGTGGTAAGCTGAATGAGGGAGTTTACACGTTGAAAGATGgg
The sequence above is a segment of the Acipenser ruthenus chromosome 7, fAciRut3.2 maternal haplotype, whole genome shotgun sequence genome. Coding sequences within it:
- the LOC117414503 gene encoding leucine-rich repeat, immunoglobulin-like domain and transmembrane domain-containing protein 2 → MSFFKRNMDSIYIILTIGFVFLRINPVISSCLTGCSCTDDSFGRSVLCMATALRRIPENIPQDVKKIRIENSHLTELPRGSFSRVGALEYLWLNFNNITVMHIKSLEGLNNLTELRLQGNKLRSVPWTAFQDTPHLNILDLKHNRLDVLPEYALRHLPGLTYLDLSFNQLTVISKEVFVSWPLYHSAEQPGRREESPPNVVLALHDNPWLCDCRLKGFVQFIKSISPPVILMNSYLTCAGPQFRAGKFFHEVELNNCMKPVATTPTSNVTLPLGVNTTLTCLAKARPSPAVWWTYGLKIIRGFNVSQTRIDDDTIKSELVIPALHLPDRGKYTCTANNFIGNSTVSILLNVIAPDALSPFSPMFPSLSSSSSSEENIYIDIRIAKQTVYGITLEWYAATENPSETWYTLHLGKYGDIRKELIYMGPGINSYSVNDLLPATKYEVCITLKNQAPRRGQCVVFVTGSDISELEQREKLIHIIVIVCAMVLAVPAGMYACTTETRFSCFDKCMDLCKRKRCQEKNLKAGERHRSFDSLQAGSDEVLCNRDSSEEDKRRRQRSDDKTQAKAEQRNGADLY